In Pygocentrus nattereri isolate fPygNat1 chromosome 30, fPygNat1.pri, whole genome shotgun sequence, the following proteins share a genomic window:
- the LOC108441875 gene encoding uncharacterized protein LOC108441875 isoform X1: protein MASAVLLFLTVMLSPVCFGAPTKSLISVECQPAFGVAGQITKISCSFKKNFEGNQDIIITAGTVKRRGETDPVFWFQKDVMKGDHRFKPASKNDPSLLLTDAAVSDGGQYDYTVLTNRGIIEDGTFRISVTAKYSKPTMSSLQKEVEDGGTADFYCNSSGGYPAGTIHWFDSTNTNWTMSATLEVREREDQLLEMSSKLTFTSIDSSWAPFRCVVLNSKFVKEGEETFQPNIKVPGKSDSQSGGGGEFKLETKYVAPIVVIGSLIVGLLLVLLLRGRCKHPARRPSTVPILSDFRDAESGTAEDVTRALTEKNPTKEATEMMR from the exons ATGGCTTCAGCCGTTCTCCTGTTCCTCACTGTGATGCTTTCACCTGTATGTTTTGGAGCGCCGACTAAAT CGCTGATCAGTGTGGAATGCCAGCCTGCATTTGGAGTCGCTGGGCAGATCACAAAGATTTCATGCTCCTTCAAGAAAAATTTCGAAGGAAATCaggatattattattacagcagGGACTgtaaagaggagaggagagacagatCCAGTGTTCTGGTTTCAGAAAGATGTAATGAAGGGAGATCATCGATTTAAACCTGCTTCTAAAAATGATCCCTCTTTACTGCTCACTGACGCTGCTGTCTCTGACGGAGGACAGTATGATTACACTGTTCTAACCAATCGTGGCATTATAGAAGATGGAACTTTCAGGATTAGTGTTACAG CTAAATACAGTAAACCCACCATGAGCTCACTGCAAAAAGAGGTTGAAGATGGCGGCACTGCTGACTTTTACTGCAACTCTAGTGGCGGCTATCCAGCAGGAACCATTCACTGGTTTGACAGCACCAACACCAACTGGACGATGAGCGCCACACTggaggtcagagagagagaggaccaACTGTTGGAAATGTCTAGCAAACTGACCTTCACCAGCATCGACTCGAGCTGGGCGCCTTTCAGGTGCGTCGTTCTCAACAGCAAATTCGTCAAAGAAGGAGAGGAGACGTTTCAACCCAATATAAAAG ttccAGGTAAATCAGACTCACAGTCAGGCGGTGGCGGTGAGTTCAAATTGGAGACGAAATATGTCGCCCCGATTGTTGTCATCGGGTCTCTTATAGTCGGACTCCTGCTGGTGCTCCTGTTACGCGGAAGATGCAAGCACC CGGCCCGAAGACCTTCTACTGTACCTATTCTGA gtGATTTTCGTGATGCAGAGTCCGGGACTGCCGAGGATGTGACAAGAG ccCTGACTGAGAAGAATCCGACTAAAGAAGCTACTGAGATGATGAGATGA
- the LOC108441875 gene encoding uncharacterized protein LOC108441875 isoform X2 — translation MASAVLLFLTVMLSPVCFGAPTKSLISVECQPAFGVAGQITKISCSFKKNFEGNQDIIITAGTVKRRGETDPVFWFQKDVMKGDHRFKPASKNDPSLLLTDAAVSDGGQYDYTVLTNRGIIEDGTFRISVTAKYSKPTMSSLQKEVEDGGTADFYCNSSGGYPAGTIHWFDSTNTNWTMSATLEVREREDQLLEMSSKLTFTSIDSSWAPFRCVVLNSKFVKEGEETFQPNIKVPGKSDSQSGGGGEFKLETKYVAPIVVIGSLIVGLLLVLLLRGRCKHRDFRDAESGTAEDVTRALTEKNPTKEATEMMR, via the exons ATGGCTTCAGCCGTTCTCCTGTTCCTCACTGTGATGCTTTCACCTGTATGTTTTGGAGCGCCGACTAAAT CGCTGATCAGTGTGGAATGCCAGCCTGCATTTGGAGTCGCTGGGCAGATCACAAAGATTTCATGCTCCTTCAAGAAAAATTTCGAAGGAAATCaggatattattattacagcagGGACTgtaaagaggagaggagagacagatCCAGTGTTCTGGTTTCAGAAAGATGTAATGAAGGGAGATCATCGATTTAAACCTGCTTCTAAAAATGATCCCTCTTTACTGCTCACTGACGCTGCTGTCTCTGACGGAGGACAGTATGATTACACTGTTCTAACCAATCGTGGCATTATAGAAGATGGAACTTTCAGGATTAGTGTTACAG CTAAATACAGTAAACCCACCATGAGCTCACTGCAAAAAGAGGTTGAAGATGGCGGCACTGCTGACTTTTACTGCAACTCTAGTGGCGGCTATCCAGCAGGAACCATTCACTGGTTTGACAGCACCAACACCAACTGGACGATGAGCGCCACACTggaggtcagagagagagaggaccaACTGTTGGAAATGTCTAGCAAACTGACCTTCACCAGCATCGACTCGAGCTGGGCGCCTTTCAGGTGCGTCGTTCTCAACAGCAAATTCGTCAAAGAAGGAGAGGAGACGTTTCAACCCAATATAAAAG ttccAGGTAAATCAGACTCACAGTCAGGCGGTGGCGGTGAGTTCAAATTGGAGACGAAATATGTCGCCCCGATTGTTGTCATCGGGTCTCTTATAGTCGGACTCCTGCTGGTGCTCCTGTTACGCGGAAGATGCAAGCACC gtGATTTTCGTGATGCAGAGTCCGGGACTGCCGAGGATGTGACAAGAG ccCTGACTGAGAAGAATCCGACTAAAGAAGCTACTGAGATGATGAGATGA